The Mauremys mutica isolate MM-2020 ecotype Southern chromosome 1, ASM2049712v1, whole genome shotgun sequence genome has a segment encoding these proteins:
- the LOC123366204 gene encoding claw keratin-like, which translates to MTFSSLSYPECGVARPSPVTGSANEPCVRQCPDSEVVISPSPVVVTLPGPILSNFPQQSDVAAIGAPVIGAGFGGSFGLGGLYGYGGHYGGLYGLGRLGGYGGLYGDRGLLGHGGYYGYPGLYGYGGLLGYGGHCCYPGLYGYGGLCGSGISSHRYLNGSFGPC; encoded by the coding sequence atgactttctccagcctgTCCTATCCAGAATGTGGGGTGGCCCGACCCAGTCCAGTTACTGGCAGCGCCAACGAGCCGTGCGTTAGGCAGTGCCCTGACTCCGAAGTGGTGATCAGCCCCTCACCGGTTGTCGTGACCCTCCCCGGACCAATTCTCAGCAATTTCCCTCAGCAGAGTGACGTGGCAGCCATAGGAGCACCTGTGATCGGAGCTGGTTTCGGAGGCTCATTCGGTTTGGGGGGATTGTACGGCTATGGAGGTCATTACGGAGGATTGTATGGTTTAGGGAGATTAGGTGGTTACGGGGGCCTTTACGGTGACAGGGGATTATTGGGCCATGGGGGATACTATGGTTACCCGGGCCTTTACGGTTATGGGGGATTATTGGGCTATGGGGGACACTGCTGTTACCCGGGCCTATATGGTTATGGTGGATTATGTGGTTCTGGGATATCTTCCCATAGGTACCTCAATGGAAGCTTTGGGCCATGTTAA
- the LOC123366180 gene encoding claw keratin-like: MTFSSLSYPECGVARPSPVTGSANEPCVRQCPDSEVVISPSPVVVTLPGPILSNFPQRSDVAAVGAPVVGAGFGGSFGLGGLYGYGGHYGGLYGLGRLGGYGGLYGYRGLLGHGGYYGYPGLYGYGGLLGYGGHCGYPGLYGYGGLCGSGISSHRYLNGSFGPC; encoded by the coding sequence atgactttctccagcctgTCCTATCCAGAATGTGGGGTGGCCCGACCCAGTCCAGTTACTGGCAGTGCCAACGAGCCGTGCGTTAGGCAGTGCCCTGACTCCGAAGTGGTGATCAGCCCCTCACCGGTTGTCGTGACCCTCCCCGGACCAATTCTCAGCAATTTCCCTCAGCGGAGTGACGTGGCAGCCGTAGGAGCACCTGTGGTCGGAGCTGGTTTCGGAGGCTCATTCGGTTTGGGGGGATTGTACGGCTATGGAGGCCATTACGGAGGATTGTATGGTTTAGGGAGATTAGGTGGTTACGGGGGCCTTTACGGTTACAGGGGATTATTGGGCCATGGGGGATACTATGGTTACCCGGGCCTTTACGGTTATGGTGGATTATTGGGCTATGGGGGACACTGCGGTTACCCGGGCCTATATGGTTATGGTGGATTATGTGGTTCCGGGATATCTTCCCATAGGTACCTCAATGGAAGCTTTGGGCCATGTTAA